A window of Gemmatimonadota bacterium contains these coding sequences:
- a CDS encoding 30S ribosomal protein S12: MPTINQLVRQSRREVLKKDKAPALKQNPFKRGVCTRVYTTTPKKPNSALRKVARIRLVNGFEVTAYIPGEGHNLQEHSIVLIRGGRVKDLPGVRYHIVRGKLDASGVAGRNRSRSKYGTKKPKAGAPAGGKKK, encoded by the coding sequence GTGCCGACGATCAATCAGCTCGTCAGGCAGAGCCGCCGCGAGGTCCTCAAGAAGGACAAGGCGCCGGCTCTGAAGCAGAATCCGTTCAAGCGTGGCGTGTGCACCCGCGTGTACACCACCACCCCCAAGAAGCCGAACTCCGCGCTCCGCAAGGTCGCGCGTATCCGTCTCGTCAACGGCTTCGAAGTCACCGCCTACATCCCGGGCGAAGGCCACAACCTGCAGGAGCACTCGATCGTGCTCATCCGCGGCGGCCGCGTGAAGGACCTCCCGGGCGTTCGTTACCATATCGTACGCGGCAAGCTCGACGCCTCTGGCGTGGCCGGGCGCAATCGCAGCCGCTCCAAGTACGGGACCAAGAAGCCGAAGGCGGGTGCCCCGGCTGGAGGTAAGAAGAAGTGA
- the rpsG gene encoding 30S ribosomal protein S7 — translation MSRRKSAVKRTILPDARYDSQTVSKFINVLMYQGKKSTAERIFYGAMDIVEAKAAQPGVNVFKQALTNLKPVVEVKSRRVGGATYQVPVEVRPERRTALAMRWLISYSRDRNEKSMAEKLAAETLAAAKGEGNAIKKREDTHKMAEANKAFAHYRW, via the coding sequence GTGAGCCGCCGCAAGAGTGCCGTGAAGCGCACCATCCTCCCGGATGCGCGCTATGACAGCCAGACTGTCAGCAAGTTCATCAACGTCCTGATGTACCAGGGCAAGAAGTCCACCGCCGAGCGCATCTTCTACGGCGCGATGGACATCGTCGAGGCCAAGGCCGCCCAGCCGGGCGTGAACGTCTTCAAGCAGGCGCTCACCAACCTCAAGCCGGTCGTCGAGGTGAAGTCCCGCCGCGTCGGCGGCGCGACCTACCAGGTCCCCGTCGAGGTCCGTCCCGAGCGCCGCACCGCGCTCGCCATGCGCTGGCTGATCAGCTACTCGCGCGACCGCAACGAGAAGTCGATGGCGGAGAAGCTCGCCGCCGAGACGCTCGCCGCGGCCAAGGGCGAGGGCAACGCGATCAAGAAGCGCGAGGACACGCACAAGATGGCCGAGGCCAACAAGGCGTTCGCGCACTATCGCTGGTAG
- the fusA gene encoding elongation factor G, translating into MARTTDLKYYRNIGIMAHIDAGKTTTTERVLYYTGKSHKIGEVHDGAATMDWMEQEQERGITITSAATTCFWMRHGQSDKKGEGPEYRINIIDTPGHVDFTVEVERSLRVLDGAVTLLDSVAGVEPQTETVWRQADRYKVPRMIFSNKMDRVGANFTRCVEMIRDRLSKQALPIQLPVGSGELFTGHIDIIERKQYIFDNETLGKTFTVTDVPAEFHEQVEEARRALIDMVVEHDEILIEKYLAGEELSNDEIRQCIRSATIAMKFVPILCGASFKNKGVQALLDAVIDFLPSPHDVPAIEGHAPLHDATPDTRAVSDDAPFAALAFKVATDPFVGRLTFFRVYSGVLKAGSHVYNSTKDKRERIGRLLQMHANKREEIEEVRAGDIAAAIGLKDTRTGDTLSDEDKPIILEAMKFPTPVIDVAVEPKTKADQDKMGIALNKLAEEDPTFRVHTDAETGQTIISGMGELHLEIIVDRMMREFKVEANVGRPQVAYRETIKKRVDKVEGKFIRQSGGKGQYGHVVINAMPAEPGQGYVFEDKIVGGVIPREYIKPVEEGIREALENGVLAGYPMVDVKVELVYGSYHDVDSSEMAFKIAGSMAIKEAARGATPIILEPMMKVEVVSPDQFFGDVLGDLSSRRGKIGGMTQRGEAQVIGATVPLSEMFGYSTKLRSMTQGRAVYSMEFSHYEEVPKAKAEEIIAKQK; encoded by the coding sequence ATGGCCCGTACGACCGACCTGAAGTACTATCGCAACATCGGCATCATGGCCCACATCGATGCCGGCAAGACCACGACGACCGAGCGCGTCCTCTACTATACGGGGAAGTCGCACAAGATCGGCGAGGTCCACGATGGTGCGGCCACGATGGACTGGATGGAGCAGGAGCAGGAGCGCGGCATCACCATCACGTCCGCCGCGACGACGTGCTTCTGGATGCGCCACGGCCAGTCGGACAAGAAGGGCGAAGGGCCGGAATACCGCATCAACATCATCGACACCCCCGGGCACGTCGACTTCACCGTCGAAGTGGAGCGCTCGCTCCGCGTGCTCGACGGCGCGGTGACCCTGCTCGACTCGGTCGCCGGCGTCGAGCCGCAGACCGAGACCGTCTGGCGCCAGGCCGACCGCTACAAGGTCCCGCGCATGATCTTCTCGAACAAGATGGACCGCGTCGGCGCGAACTTCACGCGCTGCGTCGAGATGATCCGCGACCGCCTCAGCAAGCAGGCCCTCCCGATCCAGCTCCCCGTCGGCTCGGGCGAGCTCTTCACGGGCCACATCGACATCATCGAGCGCAAGCAGTACATCTTCGACAACGAGACCCTCGGCAAGACCTTCACGGTCACCGACGTCCCGGCCGAGTTCCACGAGCAGGTCGAGGAGGCGCGCCGCGCCCTGATCGACATGGTCGTCGAGCACGACGAGATCCTCATCGAGAAGTACCTCGCCGGCGAGGAGCTCTCGAACGACGAGATCCGCCAGTGCATCCGCTCGGCGACGATCGCCATGAAGTTCGTGCCGATCCTCTGCGGCGCCTCGTTCAAGAACAAGGGCGTCCAGGCGCTCCTCGATGCGGTCATCGACTTCCTCCCGTCGCCGCACGACGTGCCGGCGATCGAGGGGCATGCCCCGCTCCATGACGCGACGCCCGACACCCGCGCCGTCTCCGACGACGCGCCGTTCGCCGCCCTCGCGTTCAAGGTCGCGACCGACCCGTTCGTCGGCCGCCTCACCTTCTTCCGCGTCTACTCGGGCGTCCTGAAGGCCGGGTCGCACGTCTACAACTCGACGAAGGACAAGCGCGAGCGCATCGGCCGCCTGCTGCAGATGCACGCGAACAAGCGCGAGGAGATCGAGGAAGTGCGCGCCGGCGACATCGCCGCCGCGATCGGCCTCAAGGACACCCGCACCGGGGACACGCTCTCCGATGAGGACAAGCCGATCATCCTCGAGGCGATGAAGTTCCCGACGCCCGTCATCGACGTCGCGGTCGAGCCGAAGACCAAGGCCGACCAGGACAAGATGGGCATCGCGCTCAACAAGCTCGCCGAAGAGGATCCGACCTTCCGCGTGCACACCGACGCCGAGACCGGTCAGACGATCATCTCCGGCATGGGCGAGCTGCACCTCGAGATCATCGTCGATCGCATGATGCGCGAGTTCAAGGTCGAGGCGAACGTCGGCCGTCCGCAGGTGGCCTACCGCGAGACGATCAAGAAGCGCGTCGACAAGGTCGAGGGGAAGTTCATCCGGCAGTCGGGCGGCAAGGGCCAGTACGGCCACGTCGTCATCAACGCGATGCCGGCCGAGCCGGGCCAGGGCTACGTCTTCGAGGACAAGATCGTCGGCGGCGTCATCCCGCGTGAGTACATCAAGCCCGTCGAGGAAGGGATCCGCGAGGCGCTCGAGAACGGCGTGCTCGCCGGCTACCCGATGGTCGACGTGAAGGTCGAGCTGGTCTACGGCTCGTACCACGACGTCGACTCGTCCGAGATGGCGTTCAAGATCGCCGGCTCCATGGCGATCAAGGAAGCCGCCCGCGGCGCCACCCCGATCATCCTCGAGCCGATGATGAAGGTCGAGGTCGTCAGCCCCGACCAGTTCTTCGGCGACGTGCTCGGCGACCTCTCGTCGCGCCGCGGCAAGATCGGCGGCATGACGCAGCGCGGGGAGGCCCAGGTCATCGGCGCCACCGTGCCGCTCAGCGAGATGTTCGGGTACTCCACCAAGCTCCGCTCCATGACGCAGGGCCGCGCGGTGTACTCGATGGAGTTCTCGCACTACGAAGAAGTGCCGAAGGCGAAGGCCGAAGAGATCATCGCCAAGCAGAAGTAG
- a CDS encoding ABC transporter ATP-binding protein encodes MNEAFVVARGLVRSYGAVRAVDGVDLTLERGRVVGVAGPNGSGKSTMARMLLGFSSLDGGRATIDGLAPAAYREAHGVGFVREDGARGWDRLTPRQLLSLRGDPDAATVRQVGEILKLAPLMDRPIAVLSKGQWRSCQLWFALASAPRFLVLDEPEAGLDPAALDRLRLVVRAAADGGAAVLMLSHHLDEMALTADTVLFMARGKVRGSVDPRGKAATELRADYRRLVEAE; translated from the coding sequence GTGAACGAGGCGTTCGTCGTCGCGCGTGGTCTCGTGAGATCGTACGGCGCCGTCCGGGCCGTCGACGGGGTGGACCTCACGCTCGAGCGCGGTCGCGTCGTCGGGGTCGCCGGGCCCAATGGTTCAGGGAAGTCCACCATGGCGCGGATGCTCCTGGGATTCTCCTCGCTCGATGGCGGCCGCGCGACGATCGACGGTCTCGCGCCCGCGGCGTATCGCGAGGCGCACGGCGTCGGCTTCGTCCGCGAGGATGGTGCGCGCGGATGGGACCGCCTGACGCCGCGACAGTTGCTCTCGCTCCGGGGCGATCCCGACGCCGCGACCGTCCGGCAGGTCGGCGAGATCCTCAAGCTCGCGCCACTGATGGATCGCCCCATCGCCGTGCTCTCCAAGGGGCAGTGGCGCAGCTGTCAGCTCTGGTTCGCCTTGGCGTCCGCGCCGCGGTTTCTCGTGCTCGACGAGCCGGAGGCAGGGCTCGATCCCGCGGCCCTCGACCGCCTGCGCCTCGTCGTGCGAGCGGCCGCGGACGGCGGGGCCGCGGTGCTGATGCTCAGCCATCACCTCGATGAGATGGCGCTCACCGCCGACACGGTGCTGTTCATGGCGCGCGGCAAGGTGCGGGGGTCGGTGGATCCGCGCGGAAAGGCGGCCACTGAGCTCAGGGCCGACTACCGTCGACTCGTGGAGGCCGAATGA
- a CDS encoding SRPBCC domain-containing protein, translating to MPDILFDFPVAATPDKVFEAVATPDGLPRWWTRTPADGDPAVGAVWGFDFGPKFQWQGVVRRFEPGQVVEWELTKADPDWRGTRVRVELEAQPGGLTWVRFAHEGWADAGEHYRISAYCWAMYLRLLKHWVQRGETVPYDRRLEI from the coding sequence ATGCCCGACATCCTCTTCGACTTCCCCGTCGCCGCCACCCCGGACAAGGTCTTCGAGGCCGTCGCGACCCCGGACGGCCTCCCCCGCTGGTGGACCCGCACCCCCGCCGACGGCGACCCGGCGGTCGGGGCGGTCTGGGGGTTCGACTTCGGTCCCAAGTTCCAGTGGCAGGGGGTCGTCCGCCGCTTCGAGCCGGGGCAGGTGGTCGAATGGGAGCTCACCAAGGCAGACCCCGACTGGCGGGGGACCCGTGTCCGGGTCGAGCTCGAGGCGCAGCCAGGCGGCCTCACGTGGGTCCGCTTCGCCCACGAGGGGTGGGCCGACGCGGGCGAACACTACCGGATCTCGGCCTATTGCTGGGCGATGTACCTCCGGCTCCTCAAGCACTGGGTGCAGCGCGGGGAGACGGTGCCGTACGACCGCCGGCTGGAGATCTAG
- a CDS encoding nucleotidyltransferase, with protein sequence MNADWLDLLRELRASEVRFLLVGAHAVGVHGVPRATRDLDVWVDPTRENSARVIDALARFGAPLASIGVQRSDFETPDRVVQIGVPPNRIDLMTSLSGLPEFSSAWDRRKSATIGGVAVEVLGLEDLLVNKRASGRDKDRVDLRELGSLG encoded by the coding sequence ATGAACGCTGACTGGCTGGACCTGCTGCGAGAGCTTCGAGCCTCTGAAGTGCGGTTCCTCCTCGTGGGAGCGCACGCTGTCGGAGTTCACGGAGTTCCTCGAGCGACGCGCGATCTCGACGTGTGGGTAGACCCGACTCGAGAGAATTCAGCGCGGGTGATCGACGCACTCGCTCGATTCGGCGCTCCCTTGGCATCGATCGGAGTCCAAAGGTCCGATTTCGAGACTCCAGACCGCGTTGTGCAGATCGGCGTCCCACCCAATCGGATCGACCTGATGACGAGCTTGAGCGGACTTCCGGAGTTCTCCTCCGCGTGGGATCGTCGCAAGAGCGCGACGATCGGGGGCGTGGCCGTGGAGGTACTCGGCCTGGAGGACCTGCTCGTGAACAAGCGCGCCTCCGGCCGGGACAAGGATCGGGTGGATCTCCGGGAACTGGGGAGCCTCGGCTGA